A region from the Kribbella shirazensis genome encodes:
- a CDS encoding XdhC family protein — protein sequence MRDVLERLLAWWEAGEAVAVGTVVATFESAPRPPGAVMLVGPGLEAVGSVSGGCVEGAVYQLGEEILESGEPVLQRYGVSDESAFAVGLTCGGIIDVFVERVDRTSFPELGEVAADIAAGRPVAVATVVAHPDPARVGRRLVVRPAPDTEPAPGVAEVGSGVLASGGLGSDRADDAVVDDARGLLANGRTETLEYGPDGERRGEGMRVFVASYAPVPRMLVFGAIDFAAAVARLGSFLGYRVTVCDARAVFATASRFPFADDVVVDWPHRYLSGEAAAGRLDDRTVICVLTHDPKFDVPLLEVALRLPQAAYIGAMGSRRTHDDRLKRLREAGLTDDELARLSSPIGLDLGARTPEETAVSIAAEIIAQRWGGAGQRLSAAAGPIHH from the coding sequence ATGCGTGACGTGCTCGAGCGGTTGCTCGCGTGGTGGGAGGCCGGCGAAGCGGTTGCCGTGGGCACCGTTGTCGCGACGTTCGAGTCGGCGCCGCGGCCGCCGGGGGCGGTGATGCTGGTCGGTCCGGGGCTGGAGGCGGTCGGCAGTGTGTCGGGTGGCTGCGTCGAGGGGGCGGTGTATCAGCTGGGGGAGGAGATCCTCGAGTCCGGTGAGCCTGTCCTGCAGCGGTACGGCGTGAGTGACGAGTCGGCGTTCGCGGTCGGGCTGACCTGCGGCGGGATCATCGACGTGTTCGTCGAGCGGGTCGACCGGACGTCGTTCCCGGAGCTGGGTGAGGTCGCGGCCGACATCGCCGCCGGGCGCCCGGTCGCGGTCGCGACCGTCGTGGCCCATCCGGACCCGGCACGCGTCGGCCGCCGCCTCGTCGTCCGGCCGGCGCCTGACACCGAGCCGGCTCCGGGCGTTGCGGAGGTGGGGAGTGGGGTGCTGGCGAGTGGGGGGCTGGGGTCGGACCGTGCCGACGATGCGGTGGTCGACGATGCGCGCGGGTTGCTGGCCAACGGGCGGACGGAGACGCTGGAGTACGGGCCGGACGGGGAGCGCCGAGGCGAAGGCATGCGGGTGTTCGTGGCGTCGTACGCGCCGGTGCCGCGGATGCTGGTGTTCGGGGCGATCGACTTCGCGGCGGCGGTCGCACGGCTCGGATCGTTCCTCGGGTACCGGGTGACGGTCTGCGACGCGCGCGCCGTGTTCGCGACCGCGTCCCGCTTTCCGTTCGCCGACGACGTGGTTGTCGACTGGCCGCACCGGTACCTGTCCGGCGAGGCCGCGGCCGGGCGGCTCGACGACCGGACGGTGATCTGCGTGCTGACGCACGACCCGAAGTTCGACGTACCGCTGCTCGAGGTCGCGCTGCGGCTGCCGCAGGCCGCGTACATCGGCGCGATGGGTTCGCGGCGGACGCACGACGACCGGCTCAAGCGGCTGCGCGAGGCCGGCCTCACCGACGACGAACTGGCGCGGTTGTCGAGCCCGATCGGTCTCGACCTCGGCGCGCGGACCCCGGAGGAGACCGCGGTGAGCATCGCCGCCGAGATCATCGCCCAGCGCTGGGGTGGTGCGGGGCAACGACTCTCGGCCGCGGCCGGACCCATCCATCACTGA
- a CDS encoding vWA domain-containing protein, whose product MTATGSSAPGGGAMPDLALAGFAAALRYAGLGVTADRVQLFLQAVAALDPTLTADVYWAGRAALCSGPDDTARYDEVFAAWFSGDRSHGVARRTPQTSVQAALDEAAEGSGDGDRTLKVSASTTEVLRHRDVAELSAADRAELARLFGTLRPKVPVRRATRQRPSHRGDIDPRRTLRAQLRQVGEPARVHYRRRGVRPRRVVVLIDVSGSMRPYADSLLRLAHMMVQQAPRTVEVFTIGTRLTRVTPALRRRDPEFALRLAGDVVPDWSGGTRLGEVLKVFLDRWGQRGTARRAVVVVCSDGWERGDASLLGAQLQRLAGLAHRVVWLNPHRGKRGYEPVQAGIVAVLPHLDDLVAGHSLASFAELLEVVADA is encoded by the coding sequence ATGACGGCCACCGGATCCAGCGCCCCGGGCGGTGGTGCGATGCCGGACCTGGCGCTCGCGGGTTTCGCGGCCGCGTTGCGGTACGCCGGTCTGGGCGTCACGGCCGACCGGGTGCAGCTCTTCCTGCAAGCGGTCGCCGCGCTCGATCCGACCCTGACCGCCGACGTTTACTGGGCCGGCCGGGCCGCACTCTGCAGCGGGCCCGACGACACCGCGCGGTACGACGAGGTGTTCGCCGCCTGGTTCTCCGGAGACCGCTCGCACGGTGTCGCCCGCCGTACGCCGCAAACCTCCGTCCAGGCCGCCCTCGACGAAGCGGCCGAAGGCTCGGGCGACGGCGACCGCACCCTCAAGGTCTCCGCGAGTACGACGGAAGTCCTGCGCCACCGCGACGTCGCCGAGCTGTCCGCGGCCGACCGTGCCGAGCTCGCGCGACTCTTCGGAACCCTCCGCCCGAAGGTCCCGGTCCGACGAGCGACCCGGCAACGACCGTCGCACCGCGGCGACATCGACCCACGCCGCACGCTCCGCGCCCAGCTCCGCCAGGTCGGCGAACCGGCCCGCGTCCACTACCGCCGCCGGGGCGTCCGCCCGCGACGGGTCGTCGTCCTGATCGACGTCTCCGGATCCATGCGCCCGTACGCCGACAGTCTGCTGCGGCTCGCGCACATGATGGTCCAGCAGGCGCCGCGCACGGTCGAGGTGTTCACGATCGGCACGCGGCTCACCCGCGTCACCCCGGCGCTGCGCCGGCGTGATCCCGAGTTCGCGTTGCGGTTGGCGGGTGACGTCGTACCGGACTGGTCGGGTGGCACGCGGCTGGGTGAGGTGCTGAAGGTGTTCCTGGACCGCTGGGGACAACGCGGTACGGCGCGGCGCGCGGTTGTCGTGGTGTGCAGCGACGGATGGGAGCGTGGCGACGCCTCGCTGCTCGGCGCACAACTGCAGCGGCTCGCCGGCCTCGCGCATCGGGTGGTGTGGCTGAACCCGCATCGCGGCAAACGCGGGTACGAGCCGGTGCAGGCCGGGATCGTCGCCGTACTGCCGCACCTGGACGATCTCGTCGCCGGGCACAGCCTGGCCAGCTTCGCCGAACTCCTGGAGGTGGTGGCCGATGCGTGA
- a CDS encoding AAA family ATPase gives MNAVGSAGELAGRLRATGYLAGEGLATVGYLALALHRPLLLEGEPGTGKTSLAAAIAEALDLDLIRLQCYEGIDASQALYDWDFPRQILHLRTVEATTSDAAVEEVEKSLFDERFLLSRPVLRALRESPAVLLVDEIDRADDEFEAFLLEVLSTYEVTIPELGTITAEVPPIVVLTSNRTREVHDALKRRCLYHWIDHPGLAREIEIVRTRLPEVSERLAEQVTRSVQRMRDLDLLKPPGVAETLDWTRALDALGADVLDVETAAATLGAVLKYREDTDRVRESLDRLLAS, from the coding sequence GTGAATGCCGTTGGCTCGGCCGGGGAACTGGCCGGGCGGTTGCGGGCGACCGGATACCTCGCCGGTGAGGGCTTGGCCACGGTCGGGTATCTCGCGCTCGCGTTGCATCGGCCGCTCCTGCTGGAAGGCGAGCCGGGCACCGGCAAGACCTCACTGGCCGCGGCGATCGCGGAGGCGCTCGACCTGGACCTGATCCGGCTGCAGTGCTACGAGGGCATCGACGCGTCCCAGGCGCTCTACGACTGGGACTTCCCCCGCCAGATCCTGCACCTGAGAACCGTCGAGGCGACCACCTCGGACGCGGCCGTCGAAGAGGTGGAGAAGAGCCTGTTCGACGAACGCTTCCTGTTGTCCCGCCCGGTACTGCGTGCCCTCCGCGAGAGCCCCGCCGTACTGCTCGTCGACGAGATCGACCGCGCCGACGACGAGTTCGAGGCGTTCCTGCTCGAGGTGCTGTCGACGTACGAGGTGACGATCCCCGAGCTCGGCACGATCACCGCCGAGGTGCCGCCGATCGTCGTGCTCACCTCGAACCGCACCCGCGAGGTCCACGACGCGCTGAAGCGCCGCTGCCTGTATCACTGGATCGACCACCCCGGCCTCGCCCGTGAGATCGAGATCGTCCGCACCCGCCTGCCCGAGGTCTCCGAACGCCTCGCCGAACAGGTCACCCGGTCGGTGCAGCGGATGCGCGATCTCGACCTGCTCAAGCCGCCCGGCGTCGCCGAGACGCTCGACTGGACGCGCGCCCTCGACGCGCTCGGCGCGGACGTCCTCGACGTCGAGACCGCGGCCGCCACGCTCGGCGCCGTACTCAAGTACCGCGAGGACACCGACCGGGTCCGCGAATCACTCGACCGCCTGCTGGCGAGCTGA
- a CDS encoding nucleotidyltransferase family protein encodes MKTNARCAGLVLAAGAGRRMGRPKALVRGPDGVSWVVRTARLLAEAGCSPVVVVLGAAADQVRAELSNEPVEVVEARDWTEGMSASLRAGLSALRTTSASDVTGPEAVVVVPVDVPGLTPAVVRRVADRAAGQGLVRATYQGAPGHPVVIGREHWDGVIASARGDEGARGYLREHRAELVECADLADGADVDRVEELPPGHG; translated from the coding sequence GTGAAGACGAACGCGCGGTGCGCCGGGCTGGTGCTCGCCGCGGGCGCCGGCCGCCGGATGGGCCGGCCGAAGGCGCTCGTCCGCGGCCCCGACGGCGTCTCGTGGGTCGTCCGTACGGCGCGGTTGCTCGCCGAGGCCGGGTGTTCACCGGTCGTCGTGGTGCTCGGAGCCGCCGCGGACCAGGTTCGAGCCGAACTGTCGAACGAGCCGGTCGAGGTCGTCGAGGCGCGTGACTGGACCGAGGGCATGTCCGCCTCACTCCGCGCGGGCCTCAGCGCGCTCCGCACCACCTCCGCGTCGGACGTCACGGGGCCGGAGGCGGTGGTTGTCGTGCCGGTGGATGTTCCCGGGCTGACGCCGGCTGTGGTGCGGCGGGTCGCCGATCGAGCCGCTGGACAGGGGCTGGTGCGGGCGACGTACCAGGGCGCGCCGGGGCATCCGGTGGTCATCGGGCGGGAGCACTGGGATGGGGTGATCGCGTCGGCCCGCGGTGACGAGGGCGCCCGGGGATACCTGCGGGAGCACCGGGCCGAGTTGGTGGAGTGTGCGGATCTCGCGGACGGTGCCGACGTCGACCGTGTGGAGGAGTTGCCGCCGGGACACGGGTGA
- the nadA gene encoding quinolinate synthase NadA has product MTTIADGSRSLPLLFLGQNTDPHSERGVECPGALPPASDPDLVERALKAKEALGDQVFVLGHHYQRDEVIQFADVTGDSFKLARDAAARPDAPYIVFCGVHFMAESADILTNDQQTVILPDLAAGCSMADMARIQQVEAAWDALADAGVADVTVPVTYMNSSADIKAFCGRNGGVVCTSSNAETALNWAFEQGEKVLFLPDQHLGRNTAVLQLGLSLDDCVVYDPHKPNGGLTNEQLAAAKMILWRGHCSVHGRFTAESVDDVRARVPGVNVIVHPECRHEVVTKADQVGSTEYIIKALETAEPGTSWAVGTELNLVQRLAKQHTDKNIVFLDKTVCYCATMNRIDLPHFVWTLENLVAGHVVNPIKVDADTEKYAKIALDRMLALPGKTARD; this is encoded by the coding sequence GTGACGACGATCGCAGACGGCTCGAGGTCCCTTCCGTTGCTGTTCCTCGGGCAGAACACCGACCCGCACTCCGAGCGCGGCGTCGAATGCCCGGGCGCGCTCCCGCCCGCGTCCGACCCGGACCTGGTCGAGCGGGCGCTCAAGGCCAAGGAGGCGCTGGGCGACCAGGTGTTCGTGCTCGGGCACCACTACCAGCGCGACGAGGTGATCCAGTTCGCGGACGTCACCGGTGACTCGTTCAAGCTCGCCCGCGACGCGGCCGCCCGGCCCGACGCGCCGTACATCGTGTTCTGCGGTGTGCACTTCATGGCGGAGTCGGCGGACATCCTCACCAACGACCAGCAGACCGTGATCCTCCCGGACCTCGCCGCCGGATGCTCGATGGCCGACATGGCCCGCATCCAGCAGGTCGAGGCCGCCTGGGACGCGCTCGCCGACGCCGGCGTCGCGGACGTCACCGTCCCGGTCACCTACATGAACTCCAGCGCCGACATCAAGGCGTTCTGCGGCCGCAACGGCGGCGTCGTGTGTACGTCGAGCAACGCGGAGACCGCCCTGAACTGGGCGTTCGAACAGGGCGAGAAGGTGCTCTTCCTCCCGGACCAGCACCTCGGCCGCAACACCGCCGTACTGCAGCTCGGCCTGTCGCTCGACGACTGCGTGGTCTACGACCCGCACAAGCCGAACGGCGGCCTGACGAACGAGCAGCTCGCGGCGGCGAAGATGATCCTGTGGCGCGGGCACTGCTCGGTGCACGGCCGCTTCACCGCCGAGTCGGTCGACGACGTCCGCGCCCGGGTCCCCGGCGTGAACGTGATCGTCCACCCCGAGTGCCGTCACGAGGTCGTCACCAAGGCCGACCAGGTGGGCTCCACGGAGTACATCATCAAGGCCCTGGAGACCGCCGAGCCCGGTACGTCGTGGGCGGTCGGCACCGAACTGAACCTCGTCCAGCGCCTGGCCAAGCAGCACACCGACAAGAACATCGTCTTCCTCGACAAGACGGTCTGCTACTGCGCCACGATGAACCGCATCGACCTCCCGCACTTCGTCTGGACCCTGGAGAACCTGGTCGCCGGGCACGTCGTCAACCCGATCAAGGTCGACGCCGACACGGAGAAGTACGCCAAGATCGCCCTCGACCGCATGCTCGCCCTCCCCGGTAAAACCGCCCGCGACTGA
- a CDS encoding glycosyltransferase family 4 protein: MPGRPKVLLSAYACRPSGGSEPGAGWAWAKAAARDHDVWLLTRGKFAHEITEELAVRPVPGLTVVPLELPRWILRLRRRPSDVYWYYPLWQGLARRTARELHAEHSFDVIHHLTFAVDWMGAGVVEESSAKVIWGPVGGSTTAPLSMAHWLGPGGVTGELVRRAYTGLRRRMTGRRMARTADLMVAQNNDVAEAFRPYAREIVVQPNVAIRRFTASGPYEPFGAPGVKTALFVGRLIPWKGVLLAISALARPEAADWELRIIGDGPDWGRAERLAWQLGVRDRVEFMGALPREEVLAAMFRADALLAPAFREAAGWAVTEALASGCPVVCVDRGGPAVIVGPGEGVTVPWQGDVVGQLARGLASLQGRITPVDRWGPDRLPDLLAEWYTPARVSR; this comes from the coding sequence ATGCCGGGCCGGCCGAAGGTACTGCTCAGCGCGTACGCCTGCCGGCCGTCGGGCGGGTCCGAGCCGGGCGCCGGGTGGGCGTGGGCGAAGGCCGCCGCGCGCGACCACGACGTGTGGCTGCTGACCCGCGGCAAGTTCGCGCACGAGATCACCGAGGAGCTCGCGGTGCGGCCGGTTCCGGGCCTGACCGTCGTACCGCTGGAGCTGCCGCGCTGGATCCTCCGGCTGCGGCGGCGGCCGTCCGACGTGTACTGGTACTACCCGCTGTGGCAGGGCCTGGCCCGGCGCACGGCGCGGGAGCTGCATGCCGAGCACTCGTTCGACGTGATCCACCACCTGACCTTCGCGGTGGACTGGATGGGCGCCGGGGTGGTGGAGGAGTCGTCCGCGAAGGTGATCTGGGGCCCGGTCGGCGGATCGACCACCGCGCCGCTGTCGATGGCGCACTGGCTGGGTCCGGGCGGGGTCACCGGCGAGCTGGTACGACGCGCGTACACCGGGCTGCGCCGCCGGATGACCGGGCGGCGCATGGCCCGGACCGCGGACCTGATGGTTGCTCAGAACAACGATGTGGCGGAGGCGTTCCGGCCGTACGCGCGCGAGATCGTCGTCCAGCCGAACGTGGCGATCCGGCGCTTCACCGCGTCCGGTCCGTACGAGCCCTTCGGCGCGCCCGGCGTGAAGACCGCGTTGTTCGTCGGCCGGCTGATCCCGTGGAAGGGCGTGCTGCTGGCGATCAGCGCGCTGGCCCGCCCGGAGGCGGCCGACTGGGAGCTGCGGATCATCGGCGACGGCCCCGACTGGGGTCGCGCGGAGCGTCTCGCCTGGCAGCTGGGGGTCCGGGACCGCGTCGAGTTCATGGGCGCGCTACCGCGTGAAGAGGTCCTGGCCGCGATGTTCCGTGCCGACGCGCTGCTGGCCCCGGCGTTCCGCGAGGCCGCCGGCTGGGCCGTCACCGAAGCGCTCGCCTCCGGCTGCCCCGTCGTCTGCGTCGACCGGGGCGGCCCGGCCGTCATCGTCGGCCCCGGAGAAGGCGTCACGGTGCCCTGGCAAGGCGACGTCGTCGGCCAACTGGCCCGTGGCCTCGCCTCCCTCCAGGGCCGCATCACCCCGGTGGACCGCTGGGGCCCCGACCGCCTTCCCGACCTACTGGCCGAGTGGTACACCCCGGCCCGCGTCTCCCGCTGA
- a CDS encoding adenylyltransferase/cytidyltransferase family protein, protein MAIVGYAPGVYDMFHIGHLNILRRAREHCDHLIAGVVEDDVVTRIKGRPPVVPHEERMDVVRALDLVDEVVSDWSSDKFEMWQQLRYDILFKGDDWKGTEKGTRLERLLGEVGAQVHYFPYTASTSSTDLRRLLEGMS, encoded by the coding sequence ATGGCGATCGTGGGGTACGCCCCCGGGGTGTACGACATGTTCCACATCGGGCATCTGAACATCCTGCGCCGCGCCCGTGAGCACTGCGACCACCTGATCGCCGGTGTCGTCGAGGACGACGTGGTGACCCGGATCAAGGGTCGGCCGCCGGTGGTGCCGCACGAGGAGCGGATGGACGTCGTTCGAGCGCTCGACCTCGTGGACGAGGTGGTCAGCGACTGGTCCAGCGACAAGTTCGAGATGTGGCAGCAGCTGCGGTACGACATTCTGTTCAAGGGGGACGACTGGAAGGGAACGGAAAAGGGGACCAGACTGGAAAGGCTGCTGGGTGAGGTCGGCGCACAGGTGCACTACTTCCCGTACACCGCCTCCACCTCGAGCACCGATCTGCGCAGGCTTCTGGAGGGGATGAGCTGA
- a CDS encoding CDP-alcohol phosphatidyltransferase family protein → MRETVAQLSRAQKPSAGTPAYSRFVNRRIGRVFAAAAFLGRRTPNQVSLASGFCSLVGIVLVAGVRPSLGQALLVTALLVLGYGLDSADGQLARLRGGGSPLGEWLDHMIDAVKIVLLHSAVLISFYRFDAFDNDLVLLIPLAYLCLSSVLFFGLILIDQLRRRHGAAAKPNERGDSVVKSLLIAPTDYGVLCLVFLAFGTPSLFVVLYGALLALNLLFLVAAVAKWYREMAALGVRA, encoded by the coding sequence ATGCGGGAGACAGTCGCGCAGCTGTCCCGGGCGCAGAAGCCCTCGGCCGGTACTCCGGCGTACTCGCGGTTCGTCAACCGGCGGATCGGGCGGGTTTTCGCGGCGGCCGCCTTCCTTGGACGGCGTACGCCGAACCAGGTGAGCCTGGCGAGCGGGTTCTGTTCGCTCGTCGGGATCGTGCTGGTGGCCGGTGTGCGGCCGTCGCTCGGCCAGGCGCTGCTGGTGACGGCGTTGCTCGTGCTCGGGTACGGGCTGGACTCCGCGGACGGGCAGCTGGCCCGGCTGCGCGGCGGCGGATCGCCGCTGGGGGAGTGGCTCGACCACATGATCGACGCGGTGAAGATCGTGCTGCTGCACAGCGCCGTACTGATCTCGTTCTACCGGTTCGATGCCTTCGACAACGATCTGGTGCTGCTGATCCCGCTCGCGTACCTGTGCTTGTCGTCGGTGTTGTTCTTCGGCCTGATCCTGATCGACCAGCTGCGCCGGCGGCACGGTGCGGCCGCGAAACCCAACGAGCGTGGGGATTCCGTGGTCAAGTCGTTGCTCATCGCACCTACCGACTACGGCGTCCTGTGCCTGGTGTTCCTCGCGTTCGGCACCCCGTCGCTGTTCGTCGTGCTGTACGGCGCGCTGCTGGCGCTGAACCTGCTCTTTCTCGTGGCCGCGGTCGCGAAGTGGTACCGGGAGATGGCCGCGCTGGGGGTGCGGGCCTGA
- a CDS encoding adenylyltransferase/cytidyltransferase family protein, translating to MDGVTRTGCVVGVFDLFHVGHVDVLERARRHSDRLVVAVLSDEWALDAWGGRPFVPLLERAQILEHLRCVDEVIAVDDVRSWLTGAAGVQTVFAASAADGVLGPEDFDELDGIPAGLITVLPSGRGSRSPILRAAIDQRQSRSSNVA from the coding sequence GTGGACGGCGTGACACGGACAGGTTGTGTGGTCGGGGTGTTCGACCTGTTCCACGTCGGGCACGTCGACGTGCTCGAGCGGGCGCGGCGGCACTCCGACCGGCTGGTGGTGGCGGTGCTGTCCGACGAGTGGGCGCTGGACGCCTGGGGCGGCCGGCCGTTCGTGCCGTTGCTCGAGCGGGCGCAGATCCTCGAGCACCTGCGCTGCGTCGACGAGGTGATTGCCGTGGACGACGTACGGTCCTGGCTGACCGGCGCTGCGGGGGTACAGACCGTGTTCGCCGCCAGTGCCGCGGACGGCGTGCTGGGCCCCGAGGATTTCGACGAGCTCGACGGGATTCCGGCCGGGCTGATCACCGTGTTGCCGTCCGGCCGGGGCTCGCGCAGCCCGATCCTGCGCGCCGCGATCGACCAGCGGCAGTCACGCAGTTCCAACGTCGCATGA
- a CDS encoding glycosyltransferase family 4 protein, translated as MRVAMLHNRYRTGQPSGENTVVAQTVDLLRNSGHEIDLYARNSDDIAAMGRKDRALLPFRSVWSFSAERDLTLLLQEQRPDVVHVHNTFPLFSPSVLRAAYKADLPVVATLHNFRLLCANAVLQRDGRPCESCVGKLPLAAVRHGCYRDSVVQTLPLATSIGVHNTLHTWQRYVDTFVVPSGFVRDRYVAAGFDEERFVVKPHAVPHAGDVRSGAGDAVVFLGRLSEDKGFADLLQAWDSSLGRLVVVGDGPLRAAAEDRARNDLSVQVLGQLPWADCMDVLRSARVAVVPARSYESFGLVVVEAFAHGVPVVASRLGALAELVDDGDTGALAAPGDPESLRKAIGLVADPGTSIACGERARQVYLDRFTPERDLEATERIYTDAIARHAARGRTPARRWAGRAGRV; from the coding sequence ATGCGGGTCGCCATGCTGCACAACCGTTACCGAACGGGTCAACCCAGTGGGGAGAACACGGTTGTCGCGCAAACGGTTGATTTGCTGCGTAACTCAGGACATGAGATCGACCTGTACGCCCGGAACAGCGACGACATCGCCGCGATGGGCCGAAAAGATCGCGCATTGTTACCGTTTCGCTCCGTTTGGTCATTTTCGGCGGAGCGCGATTTAACACTGCTCTTGCAGGAGCAGCGGCCCGACGTGGTGCATGTGCACAACACGTTCCCGTTGTTCAGTCCCTCGGTACTGCGGGCGGCGTACAAGGCGGATCTCCCGGTCGTGGCGACGCTGCACAACTTCCGGCTGCTGTGCGCGAACGCGGTGCTGCAGCGCGACGGGCGGCCGTGCGAGTCGTGCGTCGGCAAGCTGCCGCTGGCCGCCGTACGGCACGGTTGCTACCGCGATTCCGTGGTGCAGACGTTGCCGTTGGCGACGAGCATCGGGGTGCACAACACGCTGCACACCTGGCAGCGGTACGTCGACACGTTCGTCGTCCCGTCCGGGTTCGTGCGTGACCGCTACGTCGCGGCGGGGTTCGACGAGGAGCGGTTCGTGGTGAAGCCGCACGCCGTACCGCATGCGGGGGACGTCCGCAGCGGGGCCGGGGACGCGGTGGTGTTCCTCGGGCGGTTGAGCGAGGACAAGGGGTTCGCGGATCTCCTGCAGGCCTGGGATTCCTCGCTCGGCCGGCTGGTCGTCGTGGGTGACGGTCCGCTGCGGGCGGCGGCCGAGGATCGGGCGCGGAACGACCTGTCGGTTCAGGTGCTTGGTCAACTACCGTGGGCCGATTGCATGGATGTCCTGCGGTCTGCGCGCGTCGCCGTCGTCCCGGCGCGTTCTTATGAGAGCTTCGGTCTCGTGGTGGTGGAGGCTTTCGCGCACGGCGTGCCGGTGGTCGCCTCCCGGCTCGGGGCGCTCGCGGAGCTCGTCGACGACGGGGACACCGGCGCGCTGGCCGCGCCCGGCGATCCGGAGTCGCTGCGGAAGGCGATCGGGTTGGTGGCTGATCCCGGGACTTCGATAGCCTGCGGCGAACGAGCCCGTCAGGTCTACCTGGACCGCTTCACCCCGGAGCGCGACCTGGAGGCCACGGAAAGGATCTACACCGATGCGATCGCCCGGCACGCCGCCCGCGGCCGGACGCCCGCGCGACGGTGGGCCGGCCGTGCCGGACGGGTATAA
- a CDS encoding right-handed parallel beta-helix repeat-containing protein, with product MRKLWFAALIAAAVAVVTVAVPVIATENKATTAAKVAESAGSAGTQESELAASRALPSQRPGKAPGTPSAKTTTTQPVKPGTTTTPPAKKLTTPKTPVKPVEPKVPTPPAVESDEAGPAVAGPCSGVVIEPGQDAPAIVSSKPAGTTFCFAAGVHRIGDTIRPKANQVLASAQRAVLTGSVPLTGWVRSGSAWVVRGALPAAYGKSGECEDNKANICHLREQLFLDGTHLTRVASVSAVKAGTFYADYAANAVYLGSSPAGREVEMSRTATAIESGASGVVVRGLTIEHFASAPQAGALVSGPGWTVTANDVRWNHAVGVMLVKANSTKVDKNLIHHNGQLGLGQYSSAAAAITRNVISANNTDGFWIADWESGGIKSTRSSGTVSGNVIKANKGVGMWADVADDGRTITGNQIVGNAADGIRYEISRNGVIEGNTVTGNGFGTGRGSGTSLWDGGGINVNTSSGVTIKGNRVSGNVNGVTIQSRTRGSGPWGTYLLRDVRVNGNTIEMTGGTQSTGMVQNSGAEVPSGEVVFSGNKYVLDDLGTQRFARFGTKLTAAGWRGAGLDTIGSFLAN from the coding sequence TTGAGGAAGTTGTGGTTCGCGGCGCTCATCGCAGCGGCGGTGGCCGTCGTCACGGTCGCCGTACCGGTGATCGCCACCGAGAACAAGGCGACGACCGCGGCGAAGGTGGCTGAGTCGGCTGGGTCGGCTGGGACCCAGGAGTCCGAGCTGGCGGCGTCCCGTGCCCTGCCGTCGCAGCGGCCCGGCAAAGCTCCCGGCACGCCTTCCGCGAAGACCACGACCACGCAACCCGTGAAGCCCGGCACGACGACCACCCCGCCCGCCAAGAAGCTGACGACGCCGAAGACCCCGGTCAAGCCGGTCGAACCCAAGGTCCCGACACCGCCGGCAGTCGAGTCCGACGAGGCCGGGCCCGCGGTCGCCGGGCCGTGCAGCGGTGTGGTGATCGAGCCCGGGCAGGACGCCCCGGCGATCGTGAGCTCGAAGCCGGCCGGTACGACGTTCTGCTTCGCCGCCGGTGTCCACCGGATCGGCGACACCATCCGCCCGAAGGCGAACCAGGTGCTCGCCAGTGCGCAACGCGCCGTGCTCACCGGATCCGTCCCGCTCACCGGCTGGGTCCGCTCCGGCTCCGCGTGGGTCGTCCGCGGCGCGCTGCCGGCGGCGTACGGCAAGAGCGGTGAGTGCGAGGACAACAAGGCGAACATCTGTCACTTGCGGGAGCAGTTGTTCCTCGACGGCACGCACCTGACCCGGGTCGCGAGCGTCTCGGCGGTCAAGGCCGGTACCTTCTACGCCGACTACGCCGCGAACGCGGTCTACCTCGGCAGCAGCCCGGCCGGGCGCGAGGTCGAGATGTCGAGGACCGCGACCGCGATCGAGTCCGGCGCGAGCGGCGTGGTCGTCCGCGGCCTGACCATCGAGCACTTCGCCAGCGCGCCGCAGGCGGGCGCACTCGTCTCCGGGCCCGGCTGGACGGTGACCGCGAACGACGTGCGCTGGAACCACGCGGTCGGCGTGATGCTGGTGAAGGCGAACAGCACGAAGGTCGACAAGAACCTGATCCACCACAACGGCCAGCTCGGCCTCGGCCAGTACAGCTCCGCCGCGGCGGCGATCACCCGGAACGTGATCAGCGCCAACAACACCGACGGCTTCTGGATCGCCGACTGGGAGTCCGGCGGCATCAAGTCGACCCGTTCGTCCGGCACGGTCAGCGGCAACGTGATCAAGGCCAACAAAGGCGTCGGGATGTGGGCCGACGTCGCCGACGACGGCCGGACGATCACCGGCAACCAGATCGTCGGCAACGCCGCGGACGGCATCCGGTACGAGATCAGCCGCAACGGCGTCATCGAGGGCAACACGGTGACCGGCAACGGTTTCGGCACCGGCCGCGGCTCGGGTACGTCGCTGTGGGACGGCGGCGGGATCAACGTCAACACGTCGTCGGGCGTCACCATCAAGGGCAACCGGGTCTCGGGCAACGTGAACGGCGTGACGATCCAGTCCCGGACCCGGGGCAGCGGACCGTGGGGCACCTACCTGCTGCGCGACGTCCGGGTCAACGGCAACACCATCGAGATGACCGGCGGGACGCAGTCGACCGGCATGGTCCAGAACTCCGGCGCCGAGGTGCCGTCCGGTGAGGTCGTGTTCAGCGGCAACAAGTACGTCCTCGACGACCTCGGCACCCAGCGGTTCGCCCGGTTCGGCACCAAGCTCACCGCGGCCGGCTGGCGCGGCGCAGGCCTCGACACGATCGGCAGCTTCCTCGCGAACTGA